From Coregonus clupeaformis isolate EN_2021a unplaced genomic scaffold, ASM2061545v1 scaf0553, whole genome shotgun sequence, one genomic window encodes:
- the LOC121539700 gene encoding uncharacterized protein LOC121539700 has protein sequence MESAIKLCNCLKVTIGLMQHHLLLASTLAGKQQHHLLLASTLAGKQQHCFLLASTLAGKQQHHLLLASTLAGKRQHHLLLASTLAGKRQHHLLLASTLAGKQQHRLLLTSSLAGKQQHHFLLASTLAGKQQHCFLLASTLAGTGHLKAVNLSHNALGSMGFELVLKTLPLHCLTHLHLAAIRCEPSDHPALEHLRSVLLSQDDCSLTHLSLAGNGRQRSHPRQGVYLCPSVVSLDLSENPAVTSVGLHSLLSTQRPLTYFNLQVTVVRQPDPGTTLVWTACQNRSRTCGCGCAHRSSTNWTVRRCSRHGARGG, from the exons atggagagtg caattAAACTCTGCAACTGTCTTAAGGTCACCATTgggctcatg CAACACCACCTCCTACTGGCCAGCACCTTGGCAGGTAAACAGCAGCACCACCTCCTACTGGCCAGCACCTTGGCAGGTAAACAGCAGCACTGCTTCCTACTGGCCAGCACCTTGGCAGGTAAACAGCAACACCACCTCCTACTGGCCAGCACCTTGGCAGGTAAACGGCAACACCACCTCCTACTGGCCAGCACCTTGGCAGGTAAACGGCAACACCACCTCCTACTGGCCAGCACCTTGGCAGGTAAACAGCAACACCGCCTCCTACTGACCAGCTCCTTGGCAGGTAAACAGCAGCACCACTTCCTACTGGCCAGCACCCTGGCAGGTAAACAGCAGCACTGCTTCCTACTGGCCAGCACCTTGGCAG GCACAGGGCACCTGAAGGCAGTGAATCTGTCCCATAATGCCCTGGGCTCTATGGGCTTTGAGTTGGTCCTGAAGACTCtgcctctccactgtctcacaCACCTCCATCTGGCTGCCATCCGCTGTGAACCCTCTGACCACCCTGCTTTAGAACATCTgaggtcagtcctcctgtcccag GATGACTGCTCCCTAACCCACCTGAGTCTGGCGGGAAATGGACGGCAGCGTAGCCACCCTCGCCAGgg TGTCTACCTCTGTCCCTCCGTGGTGTCTTTGGACCTGTCAGAGAACCCAGCAGTGACCTCAGTGGGACTCCACAGCCTCCTCTCCACCCAGCGACCTTTGACCTATTTCAACCTTCAagttaca gTTGTCAGGCAGCCGGACCCTGGGACAACTCTAGTTTGGACGGCCTGTCAGAACAGGTCCAGGacctgtggctgtggctgtgctcACAGAAGCTCAACAAACTGGACCGTGAGGCGCTGCAGCAGACATGGGGCCAGAGGAGGTtaa